The bacterium DNA window GGCAGCCGCTCCGCCAGGTAGCGTGCCGTCTTGCCGCGGGGCACGAAGCAGATCTCCTGGCTCTCCGCCTTGTCGGCAACCGGCAGCCCGAACTCGCGCGCGTGCTCGCGGACCTCGCCCTTGGTCATGCCGCCGAGGGGAAAAACGATGCGCGCGAGGCGCTCGCGGTCGAGGTGATAGAGCATGTAGGACTGGTCCTTGGCAGGGTCGACGGCAGCGTGCAGCTCGGGGCCGTCCGAGCCCTGGACGATGCGCGCGTAGTGACCGGTCGCGAGGCGGTCGAAGCCGAGCTCGAGGACGCGGGCGAGCATGAGGTCGAAGCGCACGAAGGCGTTGCAGCGCACGCATGGGTTGGGCGTCCGGCCCTCGAGGTAATCGCGGTGAAAGGGTTCGATGACCCTCTCGCCGAACTCCTTTTCGAGGTTCCAGCAGTAGTAGGGGAGGCCCAGTAGAGACGCCACTCGCCGCGCGTCTTCGACTGCCGACAACGAGCAGCAGCCGCCGTGCCGCGCCGATTCCTCGGCGTCATCCCTCGGCCACTGCTGCAGGGTGACGCCGACGACGTCGTGACCCTGGGCCTGCAGCAGCGCGGCCGCGACCGAGGAGTCCACGCCGCCCGACATCGCGACTGCGATCCTCACGTGCGCCCGGCCACGAGCTGAGTGCCCTCGCCCGACCCGTCTGCCGTCTCGTGGCCCCGGCTACTCAACGAGATCGCCCTCGGTGGGCTCCACCTTGACGCCGCGTGATTCGAGATAGGCGACGCCCCGGTCCAGCTCCTCCGCCTCACCCGTGATCTCGAGCAGCACCCAACCTTGATCTCGCGTCACGTCGGCGCGGCGAATGTTGGTCACGATCTCGAACCTCCTGCCCAGCTGGTAGATGACCGGTTCCTTGACCAGAGCAGGGCCGAAGACGAGCTTCAGGCGGCGGCGTCCCATGGCCGAAGTCTAAGGTCGGCGCCGGCCCCCCGCCACGGCGGGCACGATCGATATCTCGTCCCGCTCGCTGACCTGGGCTTTGAGGCCCGAACCGAGACGGACGTCCTCGTCGTTCAGGTACACGTTGACGAACTGCCGGAGCTCGCCGCTCTCATCGAGCAGGCGGTCTTTAAATCCGGGGTAGCGGGCATCAAGCGCCGCGATGGCGGCGCCGAGGTCCGTCGCGTCGACGGCCACGGTGACCTGTCCTTCGGACAGACGGCGGAGGGGTCCAGGGATTCGAAACTGCGGCATCTTCAGATATTCACCTTTTCACGTAATGACTTTAACGTCGGATCAATTTCCACCCGTCTCGCATGACCGTCCACGGAGGCGAGAACGTCGGCCGTCTTGAGGCCGTGTCCGGTGACGTAAGCTACCACGACCTCGTCGCCCCGCCACCGACCCGCCTTCGCGAGCTTGGCGAGCACGCCGATCGTCACCCCGCCCGCGGTCTCGGTGAAGATCCCCTCGGTGCGCGCGAGCAGGCGCATCGCGGCCACGATCTCCGTCTCGGTGACCGCCTCGACCACGCCCTTCGTCTCGCGTGCGATCCGGTTGACGTACATCCCATCGGACGGGTTGCCGATGGCGATCGATCGGGCGATGGTGTCGGGTTTGACCGGCAGCACGCGCTCGGGCGTCTCCGAGTGAAACGCGTTGTAGACCGGAGCGCAGCCCAGTGCCTGCGCGCCCGTCAACGCCGGAAGGCGATCGTCGGAGACCAGGCCGAACTCCATCAGCTCGCGCACCGCCTGGCGGTGACGCACGAACTGGCAACCGCTGGCGATCGGGATGATGATCTCGTCCGGCAGCTTCCAGCCGAGCTGCTCGGCGGTCTCGAAGGTCAGGGTCTTCGAACCCTCGGCATAGAAAGGCCGGATGTTGATGTTGCAGAACGCCCACGGCGTCGACTCGACGAGCTGGCTGCACAGCCGGTTGACCTCGTCGTAATTGCCCCGCACGGCGACGACGTTGGGATCGAAGACCCCGATGCTGACGATCTTGGCCGGCTCGAGGTCCACCGGGACGAAGACGAAACATTCGAGACCGGCCCGGGCCGAGTAGGCGGCCACGGCATTGGCCAGATTGCCCGTCGACGCGCACGCGATGGTTTCGAAGCCGTGAGCCCGGGCCCAGCTGATGGCGACCGACACCACCCGGTCCTTGAAGGAGTTGGTCGGGTTCATGCTGTCGTTCTTCAGGTAGAGATTGCGCAGCCCCAGCTCGGCGCCGAGCCGGTCCGCCTTGACCAGCGGGGTGAAGCCCTCGCCCAGGGTGACGACCGCGGTCGACTCCTCGACGGGGAGCAGGTCGCGATAGCGCCACATCGACGGCGGGCCCTGCTCGATTCGCCGGCGGCTCACCACCTTCTTGAGCGCGGTTTTATCGAAGGCCACGTCGAGCGGACCGAAGCACATCTCACACACATGCGTCGCCTGGAGCTCATACTCCGCCCCGCATTCGCGACAGCGCAATCCGAGCAGCTTGGGCACGAGCTCAGTTTAGAGTTGGAGTCGGATCACTTGCTCGGGTCAGGCGGAAACGGAGCCACTCGGATCGTAGGCTCGATGTGGATCAAGTCAGTCGCCCTGCTGGTGGCAGCAGAACTGCTTGCCGCCTGCGCTCACCCGGCCGCGGCGCAAGCCCATCGCAGCCCGACCCCGGCGCCGGTCGTCCAGCAACAGCCCAGCCCGACCCCGACCCCGACCCCGCCTCCGGCGCCGGCGCCCGCTCTCACGCACGTCTTCGTGATCGTGATGGAGAACCGCAGCTACGCCCAGGCGATCGCCAACCGCTACACGGCACAGCTGGCCGCGCAGTACGGCGCCGCCATCAACTACCACGGCGTTGCGCACCCCAGCCTCCCCAACTATCTCGCCCTCACCTCGGGCAGTACCTGGGGTATCGCCGATGACGGCTTTCACCCGCTGCCGCCCGGCGGGCTCGGCGCGCAGCTGACCGCTGCCGGCATCGACTGGCGCGCGTTCATGGAGGGGATGACGAACGGCTGCTTCCACAGCCCGTATCCTTACGCGCTGAAGCACAACCCGTTCGCGTACTACGGCAGCGCGTGCCCGCCCCAGGTAGTGCCGTTCACCCAGTTCGCGGTCGCCATGTCCGGCAACGTCCCGCGTTTCGTCTGGATCACGCCGAACATGTGTCACGACGGCCATGACTGCTCGAGCTCGGCGGCCGCCGCCTGGCTGGCCCAAACCGTCGGGACGATCACCGCCTCCAGCGCCTGGCAGGACGACGGGCTGCTCCTGATCACGTGGGATGAGGGCGGGGATCCCGCGAACAGCGTGCTCACCCTGGTCATCCACCCGGACCCCCTCGTGCATCAGAGCAACCGCGCCTACGACCACTTCTCTTTGCTGGCGACGATCGAGGACCAGCTCGGCCTGCCCCGCCTCGGACGGGCGGCAAGCGCGAGCCCGATGACCGACCTGCTCGCCGTGCGGCCGCCGGGCTTACGAAAGGGCCTGACCTGAGCGGCCCGCCTCGACCGTTCGGGTCCGGTGGGTGATCTCCTTCAGGAACGCCTCATCGACCGTCACGCCCAGGCCCGGCCCGGCCGGCACCCTCAGGCGCCCCTCGTCGAGGACGAACGGTTCGGTGATGTCGCGGCGGTAGTAGCGGTCTGAGGCGGAGGTGTCGCCTGGCAGGGTGAAGTTCGGCATCGCCGCCATGGCCACGTTGCCGGCGCGGCCCAGGCCCGTCTCGAGCATCCCGCCCATCCAGACGGCGATGCCATGCGCCGCACAAAGGTCGTGGATCCGGCGCCCTTCGAGGTAGCCTCCGACACGGCCTGGTTTGATGTTGATGATCTGACAGGCGCCCAGCCGGATGGCGTCGGCCGCGGCCTGCTCCGAAGTGATCGATTCGTCCAGGCAGATCGGCGTGCGCACCACCCGCGCGAGCTCTGCGTGCGCCAGCACCTGATCCTCCGGCAGCGGCTGCTCGATCAGCAGCAGACCGAAGGCATCCAGCTCGGCCAGGTGCCGTGCGTCGGACGCGGCATAGGCGGTGTTGGCGTCGACCTGCAACGGCACGTCTCCGAATCGCTCGCGCACCGCGCGCACCGGTTCGATGTCCCACCCCGGCTTGATCTTCAGCTTGATCCGCCTGTAGCCCTGGTCGAGATAGTCACCGACCGTTTGCATGAGCGCGGGGATTGAGGCCTGGATGCCGACCGAGACGCCGCAGTCGACGGCCGGGCGCACGGCGCCGAAGTAATGGCCGAACGACTCACCGCGAGCGCGGAGCTCCGCGTCGAGGACGGCCATCTCGATCGCGGCCTTGGCCATGTTGTGGCCGTGAACGGGACGCAGCGACCTCGCCACGTCAGCGGCCTCGAGGCGCGGCTCGGCGAACAGTCGGGGCAGCAGGTGGTGGATCAGCACGTGCTCGGCCGCATCGACGTACTCGGATGAGTAAGTCGGCTCCTCGGCGGCGACGCACTCGCCCCAGCCCTCACCCTCGCTGGTGGCGGCCTTCAGGAGCAGGATGTCGCGCTCCGTCTGGACTCCGAAAGACGTCTCGAATGGAGCCACCAGCGACATGCGCACGCGGCGCAGCTCGACGGCCTGCAGCTTCACGAGGCCCCCAACGTCAGGCGGTCGTACACCATCTGCGACCACGATTCCATGCCGAGGTAGTAGATGCGCATCTCGTCCAGGGTCAGCAGCTCACCCGCCAGCTTGTCGGTTTCACGGATCGAGATGTTCGGCGAGTCGCCGTCCACCAGGAAGACTACCCCGAGGTGCACCCTGGACACCGGCGACGAGTCGTCGTTCAGCAACCCCAGGAGCTTGGCTTCGAACCGGCCGTCGTAGACGACCTCCTCTCGCCACTCGCGCTTCAGGCCGTCCAGGATGGGATCGCCGGCTTCGAGGTCTTGCGGGTTGACATGGCCGCCGACGCCCAGCGAGTACTGCTTGCGCAGGCGCTTCTCCGAAGATGCGCGCAGCCGGTGGGTGAGGAAATAGCGGTCCGCATGCCGGAAGACGACGTAGGGGATGATCTGCTGGTAGGTCGGATCATCTTCGACCGAAGCACGCGTCATGAACAGGTGGCGGTCGCGGATCACGGCCTGGTGGCGCTCCAGATCCCGGCTCACGAACCCGTGCCAGGCTCCGTCGGGGAAGATGTCCTCCCGCTTCACGCACAGGACCTCCTCGGAAGCCGGTCTCAAGCTCGGATCACACCATCCGGATCAGGCCGCGGCCGAACACCGCGACGAGCTCGGCCGTCCGATCGACGACCTCGTCGGCGACGGGCAGGAAGTAGATCCAGGCCGCACGCTCGGTGTCGGTCGTGATCATGGTGCGCGCGGAATCGGAGCTCGGGTTGCCGCAAGGCCCCTCGGCGTCGGCGACGCAGATTCGGCCCGCCACGTTGACGCGCTCCTTGCCGATGCCGAGGTAGCCCTCTCCATCGGCGCCCAGCCTGATCACCAGCTCCCCGCCCTTGATCTTGTCCAGGTCGTAGAGCCCGACCGGCACCTGGAGCTGCACGGAGAGCGCGTTGGCGACATCGACCAGGGAGTTTATCCGGGGCAGCGGATCCCCCTTCTTCAACCGCCGCAGGAGGGCTTCGGAGGACGGGCGCACACGCGTCGGATCGACGCCGAAACGGCGGTACAGCTCCCTGGCCCGGCTGACCTGCCCGACCTCGCCGGAGCGGGCCGCCTGCAGTGCGCGCGCCACCTCGAGCTCGAAGTCCTCGCGGGGCTCCGTGACCTCGAGCTCGTACAGCTCGAGCGTGACCGGCTCGACCTCGATCTCGCAGCGAACCTTCAGCACAGGGATTCGAGGGTGTCGAAAAAGCCCGGATACGAGATGTCGACACACCCGGCGTCTTCGATCTCGGTGGCGCCATCCGCAAGCAGCCCGGCCACCGTGAGCGCCATCGCGATTCGATGGTCGCCACGCGAGCGGACGCGCGCGCCTTCGAGGTGACTCGGTCCATGGATCGTCCAGCCGTCGTCTTCGGCGGTGATGTCCGCCCCCATGGCGAGCAGTCCTTCGGCCATCGCCGCGATGCGATCGGACTCCTTGACGCGCAGCTCGCCCGCATCCGCGATCAGGCTGCGACCCGGCAGCTGCGTGGCCGCGACCGCGAGCACCGGCAGCTCATCGATCATCTCGGCGGACATCGCGCCGGTGATCTCGAAGGGTCGCAGCCCGGCCGCCGGCCCGACCTCGAGGTCGGCCACCGGCTCGCCGCCCTCCGTGCGCTCGTTGGACATGGCGACGCGCACTCCGAACGTTCGCAGCAGGTCGATGAAGGCGGTTCGTGTCGGGTTGACCCCAGCGCCCGGAAGACGCAGCCGTGAACCGGGGACGAGCCCACCGGCGACGAGCCAGAAGGCGGCGGCGCTCAGGTCGCCGGGAATCTCCATGTCGAGCGGCTCGAGCCGGTCTGTCCTGGCGACCCCGACCCGCCGGCCGTCGACCCTCACGTCCGCGCCCATCGCCTTCAGCATCAGCTCCGTATGGTTGCGGGTCCCCACCGGCTCGATCACCGTGGTGGCGCCATCGGCGAAGAGCCCGGCGATCAGGATGGCGGACTTGACCTGGGCGCTCGCCACCGGCTGGCGGTACTCGATGCCCTGAAGCGGCACCTGCCCGCCCACCCGCAGGGGCGGCCAGTCCGCACGCGCGCCCATCTCGCGCAGCGGAGTCACCACGCGATCCATGGGCCTCCGCGACAGGGACTCGTCACCTTGCAGCTCGCTCGCGAACTCCTGTGCGGCGAGCAGGCCGGCGAGCAGGCGCATGGTCGTGCCGGAGTTGCCGCAGTCGAGAGGGCCCTTGGCCTCACGCAGCCCGCGCACCCCGCAACCGGCGAGCGTCGAGCCGTCGAGCTCGGCGCCCAGGGCGCGCAGGCACCGCGCGGTCGAATTCACGTCCGCGCCGTTCGAGAGCCCGCGCAGGCGACTGCGGCCGGAGGCGATCGCGCCGAAGATGAGCGCACGGTGGGAGATCGACTTGTCGCCCGGAAGCCGGACCTCGCCTTCGAGGCTCCGAGGCCGGCGAACGCTCGCGATCACGACGGGCGGGCCCAGCGCTCGCGCACCGATCGCGCCTCTTCGAAGAGCTCGACCAGGCGGGGATCGTCCGCCTCCAGGTGCCGGCGCAGGCGCGCCAGCTCGGCGCTGACGGCGTCGAGCTGTTCCAGCATGTTCGCGCGGTTGGTGCGCGCCACGCCCGCGTAGAGCTCGGGGTCACCGGCGGCGAGCCGGCTCATGTCACGGAAGCCGGACGCCGCGAGGCGGGCCGCCTCGGGCCAATCGGCACGCCGCGAAAGGGCCAGGACGTAACCCACCGACAGCAGGAAGGCGGCGTGGCTGACGCCCGCGACCAGGCGGTCGTGAGTCTGGGCGCTCATCACCATCGGATGCGCGCCGACCGCCTCCACCAGGCCGCTCGTCATGGGCTCGGCCCGTGTCAGCGCCCAGGGCGCATCCCTGAACATCGACGCGTCGGCGCCGTCGATGCCGGCCACCTCCCTGCCGCACATCGGATGGCCGCCCACCAGGTCGATCCCGGCAGCCGCGGCCCACTCCATGACGTCGGCTTTGGTGCTCGCCATGTCCGTGACCACCTTGCCGGCGGTTCTGCCGGCCAGGTTGCCAAACACCTCCCGCATCGCCCGGATCGGAGCCGCGACGACCACCAGGTCGGCGATCTCGACGGCACCCAGGTCGGTGGACGCGCTGGCCACGATCCCGCGATCGAGCGCCTTGCGCACCGTCGCGGGATCGCGGTCGCTGCCGACGACCACGACGTCCGGCCGCGCCGCCTTCAGCGCCAAGGCGAACGAAGCGCCCATCAGGCCAAGGCCGACGACCGCGACGGCAGGCATCGACTTAGTGGCGGGGCACTTACGCGAGCTGCTTGGCCATCGAGGCGAGGAGCCGCCGGAGGTCGGACATCAGGTGGTCGAAGGAATGGAAGTCCAACGACTGGGCGCCGTCGGACAGCGCCTGGTTCGGCGTCGGGTGCACCTCCACGATCAGGCCATGGGCGCCGGCCGCGACCGCCGCCAGCGCCATGGGTCGCACGAGCGACCACTTGCCGGTCGCCTGGGAGGGGTCGACGATGATCGGCAGATGTGACAGCTCGCGCGCCAGCGGCACGGCGTTCAGGTCCAGTGTGAACCGGGTCGCGGTCTCGAAGGTCCGGATGCCGCGCTCGCACAGGATCACGTCTCGGTTGCCCTGCGACAGGATGTACTCGGCCGCCAGCAGCCACTCCTCCATGGTCGACGACATGCCCCGTTTCAGGAGCACCGGCTTGCCCGACCGCCCCGCCTCCTGCAGCAGCGCGTAGTTCTGCATGTTGCGCGTCCCGAGCTGGAGCACGTCCGCGTAACGCGCGACCAGCTCGACGTCGCCCGTCGACACCACTTCGGTCACCACCTTGAGCCCCGTCTCCGCACGTGCCGTCGCCATCATCTTCAGGGCGGACTCGCCCAGGCCCTGGAACGAGTAGGGCGAGGTGCGAGGCTTGAACGCTCCGCCTCGTAGCAGCCGGGCGCCCTGCTTGGCGACGTGGCGGGCGGTTTCGAGGAGCATCTCCTCACCCTCCACCGAGCAGGGACCCGCCATCATCACGACCTCGTCCGAGCCGATCTTCACCCCGCCCACGTCGACCACCGTGTCGACCGGCCGGAATTCGCGACTGGCCAGCTTGAACGGCTTGGTGATCGGGATGATCTCGTGGATGGCGGCGAGGTGCGAGAACGCCTCCTTGTAGGCGTATGCGTTGCCGCCGATGACCCCCACCAGAGCCCGTTCCTCGCCGCGGGACAGCTCTGTCTTGAGGCCGATCTCGTGCACGCGGTCGACGACCGCCTTGATCTCGGCTTCGGTCGCGGTGTGCGACATGACAATGATCACGGTGTTAAAGACCCCCTGAGATAGTCGAGGTCGACTTTGATCGCCTGCGCACCCCGCAGGTACGCAAAGCGCATCGCCGACTGCGGTCGTGAGGTGTTGTAAAGCAGCAGGATACGCACACACATCGGCACGCCGCGCGGGTTCGGCGGCCGGACGTCCATGTCATGCCCGCACAGAAGCGGCACGTCCAGCCAGCCCAGCTTGCGGGCCGCGAACGCTGGAAATTCGGCGGTCAGGTCGCGCGTCGTCGTGAAGTAGGCGAAGCAGATCTCAGCCGGGTCGAGGTCGTTGAGGCGGACGAGCTCGCGCAGCAGCTCCTCGGTGGCGTCGGTGATCGCCTCGGTCGTGTTCGCCGTCGCGGTGGTCGCGCCGCGAACCCCCCTCACCGGCATGCTTTCAGCAGGTCTTTGATGAGCGGCACCGGGTCCTCACCGCCGTCGATCTTCTCGACGATGGCGCTGCCGACCACCGCCGCGTCGGCGCTGCCGCGCAACGCCTTCATGTGCTCGGGGCGGGAGATCCCGAACCCGGCCGCGATGGGCAGCTGGGTGTGGCGCCGCACCTTCTTGAAGAGCTCCTCCATCCCTGCGGGCAGCTCTCTGCGTGCCCCGGTGATGCCGGTGACCGTCACGCAGTAAACGAATCCAGCGGAGTGTCCGCAGATCGACTCGAGGCGATCTTCGGACGTGGTCGGCGCGACCATGAAGACCGTGTCCAGCGACGCGGAGCGCAGCCACCCGGACACCGGCTCGGACTCCTCGACCGGGAGGTCGGGCACGATCACGCCCGCGACGC harbors:
- the mnmA gene encoding tRNA 2-thiouridine(34) synthase MnmA → MSGGVDSSVAAALLQAQGHDVVGVTLQQWPRDDAEESARHGGCCSLSAVEDARRVASLLGLPYYCWNLEKEFGERVIEPFHRDYLEGRTPNPCVRCNAFVRFDLMLARVLELGFDRLATGHYARIVQGSDGPELHAAVDPAKDQSYMLYHLDRERLARIVFPLGGMTKGEVREHAREFGLPVADKAESQEICFVPRGKTARYLAERLPVRAGAVVDSVGRELGTHRGAALYTVGQRSGFGDLAEAGPWYVLRVDVASNRLVVGRRDALGAREVDLRDMSFVGEATEGPLACEARLRYHATPITAVYEAGRLALEEPFLGAAPGQAAVLYSGTRVLGGGIIAAARA
- a CDS encoding NUDIX hydrolase, whose product is MRPASEEVLCVKREDIFPDGAWHGFVSRDLERHQAVIRDRHLFMTRASVEDDPTYQQIIPYVVFRHADRYFLTHRLRASSEKRLRKQYSLGVGGHVNPQDLEAGDPILDGLKREWREEVVYDGRFEAKLLGLLNDDSSPVSRVHLGVVFLVDGDSPNISIRETDKLAGELLTLDEMRIYYLGMESWSQMVYDRLTLGAS
- the aroA gene encoding 3-phosphoshikimate 1-carboxyvinyltransferase — encoded protein: MASVRRPRSLEGEVRLPGDKSISHRALIFGAIASGRSRLRGLSNGADVNSTARCLRALGAELDGSTLAGCGVRGLREAKGPLDCGNSGTTMRLLAGLLAAQEFASELQGDESLSRRPMDRVVTPLREMGARADWPPLRVGGQVPLQGIEYRQPVASAQVKSAILIAGLFADGATTVIEPVGTRNHTELMLKAMGADVRVDGRRVGVARTDRLEPLDMEIPGDLSAAAFWLVAGGLVPGSRLRLPGAGVNPTRTAFIDLLRTFGVRVAMSNERTEGGEPVADLEVGPAAGLRPFEITGAMSAEMIDELPVLAVAATQLPGRSLIADAGELRVKESDRIAAMAEGLLAMGADITAEDDGWTIHGPSHLEGARVRSRGDHRIAMALTVAGLLADGATEIEDAGCVDISYPGFFDTLESLC
- a CDS encoding MoaD/ThiS family protein, which translates into the protein MPQFRIPGPLRRLSEGQVTVAVDATDLGAAIAALDARYPGFKDRLLDESGELRQFVNVYLNDEDVRLGSGLKAQVSERDEISIVPAVAGGRRRP
- a CDS encoding prephenate dehydrogenase — protein: MPAVAVVGLGLMGASFALALKAARPDVVVVGSDRDPATVRKALDRGIVASASTDLGAVEIADLVVVAAPIRAMREVFGNLAGRTAGKVVTDMASTKADVMEWAAAAGIDLVGGHPMCGREVAGIDGADASMFRDAPWALTRAEPMTSGLVEAVGAHPMVMSAQTHDRLVAGVSHAAFLLSVGYVLALSRRADWPEAARLAASGFRDMSRLAAGDPELYAGVARTNRANMLEQLDAVSAELARLRRHLEADDPRLVELFEEARSVRERWARPS
- a CDS encoding FeS-binding protein encodes the protein MGRRRLKLVFGPALVKEPVIYQLGRRFEIVTNIRRADVTRDQGWVLLEITGEAEELDRGVAYLESRGVKVEPTEGDLVE
- the aroF gene encoding 3-deoxy-7-phosphoheptulonate synthase encodes the protein MIIVMSHTATEAEIKAVVDRVHEIGLKTELSRGEERALVGVIGGNAYAYKEAFSHLAAIHEIIPITKPFKLASREFRPVDTVVDVGGVKIGSDEVVMMAGPCSVEGEEMLLETARHVAKQGARLLRGGAFKPRTSPYSFQGLGESALKMMATARAETGLKVVTEVVSTGDVELVARYADVLQLGTRNMQNYALLQEAGRSGKPVLLKRGMSSTMEEWLLAAEYILSQGNRDVILCERGIRTFETATRFTLDLNAVPLARELSHLPIIVDPSQATGKWSLVRPMALAAVAAGAHGLIVEVHPTPNQALSDGAQSLDFHSFDHLMSDLRRLLASMAKQLA
- a CDS encoding threonine synthase: MPKLLGLRCRECGAEYELQATHVCEMCFGPLDVAFDKTALKKVVSRRRIEQGPPSMWRYRDLLPVEESTAVVTLGEGFTPLVKADRLGAELGLRNLYLKNDSMNPTNSFKDRVVSVAISWARAHGFETIACASTGNLANAVAAYSARAGLECFVFVPVDLEPAKIVSIGVFDPNVVAVRGNYDEVNRLCSQLVESTPWAFCNINIRPFYAEGSKTLTFETAEQLGWKLPDEIIIPIASGCQFVRHRQAVRELMEFGLVSDDRLPALTGAQALGCAPVYNAFHSETPERVLPVKPDTIARSIAIGNPSDGMYVNRIARETKGVVEAVTETEIVAAMRLLARTEGIFTETAGGVTIGVLAKLAKAGRWRGDEVVVAYVTGHGLKTADVLASVDGHARRVEIDPTLKSLREKVNI
- the menC gene encoding o-succinylbenzoate synthase yields the protein MKLQAVELRRVRMSLVAPFETSFGVQTERDILLLKAATSEGEGWGECVAAEEPTYSSEYVDAAEHVLIHHLLPRLFAEPRLEAADVARSLRPVHGHNMAKAAIEMAVLDAELRARGESFGHYFGAVRPAVDCGVSVGIQASIPALMQTVGDYLDQGYRRIKLKIKPGWDIEPVRAVRERFGDVPLQVDANTAYAASDARHLAELDAFGLLLIEQPLPEDQVLAHAELARVVRTPICLDESITSEQAAADAIRLGACQIINIKPGRVGGYLEGRRIHDLCAAHGIAVWMGGMLETGLGRAGNVAMAAMPNFTLPGDTSASDRYYRRDITEPFVLDEGRLRVPAGPGLGVTVDEAFLKEITHRTRTVEAGRSGQALS
- the aroH gene encoding chorismate mutase codes for the protein MPVRGVRGATTATANTTEAITDATEELLRELVRLNDLDPAEICFAYFTTTRDLTAEFPAFAARKLGWLDVPLLCGHDMDVRPPNPRGVPMCVRILLLYNTSRPQSAMRFAYLRGAQAIKVDLDYLRGSLTP